Below is a window of Falco peregrinus isolate bFalPer1 chromosome 3, bFalPer1.pri, whole genome shotgun sequence DNA.
TCTTGCAAGGGGAAGTATCGGCATCTTTAGTTACTCTGCTGGTAATACTTCACAGTTACTGTGGTcacttcagaaagacaaaatgtaTGGAAGGGAATGAAAGGAAGTCTTCTGTCTTGTAAGTTGGTATGTAGCCTTACAACACAGTACTCAAGCATACTGGTTAGAAGAGTGTGCCTCTGTCAGTGGGGTGCTGGGGTTGCATGGAGGAGCTGAGCCTCTTAGTCTCATTCCTCTCTTGGTGTCcgtgtgtgtacatgtgtgcacacacctGGCAGGGTGGTGGGACAGGACTTTTTCATTGGGCATCAGAACCTGCCGAGCTTATGTtagtttcctcctctgctgttAGGTGGCCTGAAATAGTTTAGTATGGGTGAATTCTCCAATGAGGTTACAAAAGTCTCAAGTCTGATGTGGTGTATAGGGGCAGCAGGGTGTTGTGcacaaaaatgctgaaggagtgagaaaatatttctgtaggtGGCTGACATCctgatgtattttaatgaaGCTGAGCACTGTTTGGGGATGATAATCCAGTGGCTGCATGCATtgctaattttaaaatgtggcttACAGGAGATGCACTAACCATTGATTTTGTTCAGtcttgttcttgttttctggAGTTGTTTCTTACATTGAATCTTGCTGAGACCAGCCTTTAACTTCTAGCAGTTAATGTTTCTAAATTTGGGAGGATCACTCTACTGACCTCAAGTCATATAAGCAGCAAATATGTCTGTCTAAGCTTTCGTTATTGctgtatttataaaagaaagcttttaaactTTGTGTTCATGGTGCACAGAGGTGATTGATGTGCCTGGCTGTCCCTGGCAGatctgcccagggcagctgcctccGTGTTAGTTCTTGCCTTTTACAAGACTTAAAAAATAGCCAAGGTTTTTGTGCTGGGGGGAGGTAAAGTCAGCAAGAAACACTTCTTTATAATGTTCTTCTGAAGGTGACCACcttcaaaaggattttaaatgtGTATGGTTTAATTTTCTATGTTAGCTGAAGTTCTCAGAGGGCTTAGTTTATGGTTGAGGAAAGTTAGGTGCTCTTCCACTGTTTGGGAAGCCTAGGGGGAAAAGGGTTTTAGCCTAGCATTTTGTAATAGCTGTTTGAtgctaaaaccaaaaccaaacgCTTTGTGTTTATTGTTTTGGAATTTTATGATCATgggtgtgttttctttctgtaaaacttTTAATATTAAGGGCCAAAAAATGCTATCGGTACAGATACTGTTACACTGAATTAAGTACACAAATGTCTCTGTACTTATTTACTATTTCTAGAGAGCGTGTGATAAAAGGATctatttaaatttaactttGGCTCCCACATGTTCTTTTCATTCTGACCTGGTGAAATGGGATGTCTTTCACGGCAGGTTCAGGAGACTCCTTGCAATCTTTTGTCGTCTTGTTTGGCTGCTAATAACCGGAAAAATCCACCGAGCAAAATGGTGAAGAAGTTGACCCAGCAGTTGCCACAGTGACAGTTGTCCAATATAAATATcttaaaacttttctgtttaTCATCTGTTTTCAGGGCAGTTTAAGCTGCTGGAACAAGACCGAGATATTAAGGAGCCAGTGCAGTATTTTAACAGTGTGGAGGAGGTGGCTAAAGCATTTCCTGAACGAGTTTACGTCATGGAGGAAATAACATTCAACGTTAAGGTAGTCcctgaataaatatttatctctGTCCAAATGATTAACTGTTACAACCTTTATATATGTGGCAAGTGAGCAACGGCGCTGTGTGGGAAGTgtgatgatttttctttttttttttttttttttttttttttgagacaaatGAGCCTTTAATGTTCTGCATTCGGTGATGATGCTCTTTGGGATGCTTTTTGCAGTCTTAAATCAACACGTCCTCTAAGCGCTCTCCTGTCCTATGGCACTTTGGGGAGCAGTCCTGATGATCCATCCAATAATTCATCTATTTAGGATGCTTCTGCcagattttaaacaaatgttgtTTGTTGCCCACTTTGTCCTCCCCCTCTAGCAGTCTGAATTTTATTCTCTgctaagcagcagctgctcaaaTCCCTGTCCAGAAAGCCTTGTTCTCAGAGAGCATGCAGGGTGAAATGATGGGGTTGCTAGTCTCAAAATTACTGCAGCTAAATAGCAttgtgaataaaacaaaaaaccaaaagacacACTTGttctctgtgtgcatgtgtgtttgtttgCATGTGCACTCCTCTTGAGCTCGTCAAAGGGTCAGCAATCTCATGAATGTCAGAGGGCTTGCTATCACCAaacactgcagagcagggcaTGAAACAGAGAACTTGTTCTTCCTTGTCATACCCATATGTGTGACACTACCCCAAGGCAGGTCAGttctgccagcagagcagggtggtTCTTTGGCTTGTCTGGTTTGCTTCAGTTGGTACACCACCTAAGACTGGTAGAAGAGCATCCTAGAACTGGGATGCAGTGGCACAAATCCTCATCATGTACCCTACAGGGGAAACTGGTTGATACCTCTGGTGCAAAACCAGTATAGAGTTTCCTGGTCCTGTGTGTAGCAAGGTAGGGTTTGTATAACAATCTTTTAATGGCTTTTTCTCTTACTTGTACTGCTAGAGTTGGGGGACATCAGCTAGTTTGCGATTTTTATAGGTGAAACAAGATTGCTGAAGACTGCTGAAGCGCGAGAGCTGATCAGTTAATTCATTTAGCAACACAGACTCATGCCTTTCAAGACAGtatgttgttttcatttatgctCTCCATTAACCTGAACCCATGAAATAGAGCCTTTCGTCAATGAAGGCTACATGAGAAAGTTGGAACACTTTTGTACATTTAGGACGTAGCTGGATAAATCAAGGCaacaagaaaatttaatttttacccAAGAAAATCAGTCTAACCTTGGGACTGCTGGCCTTATCCAGTGCTGTGCCATTACTTCTCGGTTGTTCAATGACCAAATCAAAGGAGTTGTAGAGTAAAACAtgcagctttgatttttttaggGAGAAAGACTTGTTTGAATGTAAAATGTTGTGTCTTGAGTTTCATATGAGTGTTCTTGAAACTCTTCGTCATATTTAGCAAACTGAGAAATAAGTATAGTTTACTGTTAGatataaaatcaatttttaaaaagtattataGTGATACTCCTTAAcataaataacagtaataataatccAGGTTTAACCTACTTACACAGTTATCTTGGCAGTATTTCTCATGGCAGTTTTTCCAGTTTCATAGAAGCCTATTCCAAGATTATCATCTTCCAAAAAGTAAATGAACTTAACAGAATCTATTAAAGTGTTTAATAACCCTTTACATGCAAGAGAATTATATATGCTAAAATTTTAATATAGGGGAGATCCTGTCAAGCTGATTAGAGCAAAGGGAGGAATACTAAATGCGGTTGATTTCTGTCCAGCGCAGTGTGCCCATTTAAATTCAGAACAGTATCAGAAGATAGCTAACCAGATATAAAAACATTTACGCGGGGGATGAACTCTGAAGTCTGGgaattctttcttgtttcaaaCGCTCAAGTCTTTCACGGataatttttgaagaaagagCCTGTAGAGTTACAAGGTGCCATCAGACAGCAACTGCATGGTTTTGTCTGTGATCGTTGAGGTCTGCTTGCATGTGCTGATATGCCATGGTTATGGTTCAACTTGGTGCAAACTTTGTTCCTCCATGTAAATGCtttgctgctccagcaggatTTTACAGCTAGCACTGCTGTTCAGCAAACTGCCTTCTCGCTGTGACAGGCTGCGGGATCTTCTTCAAgatggttattttatttttacttcatgtATTAGTTGTTAAAGGGAAAAGTAATCCATCTTATCCTAGGGGAGACAGAGGGGATGggtctccctccctcccttccccacagtTTTGCAGCTAGGTGGGCTTTCTGGGCGGTGTGTTGAGGCAGGGGGGTTGGGACCTGCCAGATACTTGAAGGAGGGCTATAACATGTGCCagcaagcagagctgggatTGGAAGGTGGAGTCACTTTGCACAGAAtagcaaacaaaaattttagaccaggggtcctcacactttttaaccagggggccggcgcatggatgcagtggcaggcagtcatctgcggctgcttggtttcccccccaacccccggcgggggggggggcgggggggttctgtaaataccaggggccggattgaggaccctgggagGCCGTatttgaggacccctgttttaGATTAAACCCAACTTTTGTAATGGCTAAAACTACTTCTGGTAACTTCTTTGGATCTATGTATGTACATATCAGTACTGTGCTTGGATACCCAGTCGGTTGCCACAGGTACCTAGTGGCCAGCAGCATCTATAGGCACAGTAACGTACAATGTTCTGGGGATAAGCTAATTTCACTCAGTCAGTAGGTATTTAATCTGTTCCTGATGGAAAATTAGAGGcattctgtcttttcttcacTGACCAGATAGGGGATAACCTTTTTTGTATTAATATTCAGTGCATAATTGCACCTAATTTTATGTAACAGCATTGCACTACAAagatgaggattttttttgtttctccatgCTAggtagaaaaaatattgttaagaAAGTTGAGCTACCTCAGGGCCCTAGCTTTTGCTGAAGCAACAGCATTGTATTTCTGCAGTTGGCTGCTGTGGTCACGTACAGATATTGGACTGTACAAATACTCAGGAAGTTGTTTGCATTAAGAGTTAAAAACAGATCTATCAGCAAAAGCCCCATATCATACCGAGGGCAATTCACAAAAGTtctcttaaaaagcaaaaatatggtCTGATAGATTGAACATTGGACAAGCCATTCATTCCTGCACTCTAAAAACCAGCCCAATTAGTGTTGCAGGACCCTTCAAATCTTCTGGGATATCATTTTTGTCCTGAAGATACCACTCCATCTCCCTGGAGAGGCTGTGCAGATCCTTTCCAGGATGGAGAGGTGGGTTAGTTAGTTAGCCCTATAatgattcctttttttcctatcaaaGACATTGTTTGGCTGGTGTGTACTTTTAATAtctggtttgtttattttttttaacgtAATCCTCTTTTCACAGTGGTTTAACTGTGTTGGCCCATACAGTGTACATTTTTGCAGAAACCAATCTATAGCAAAAACcttgcactttttattttttacaattttaatgCAGTACAGTGATTGATTTCAATTCTTTTGGCTCTGATAAACTTGTCCTGAGTTTCCAAAAAGCACATATAGAAGGTTGTAACCTGCATTGGCATTTTTAGATGCTGCAATAGAGACTTTTTTGAGATCAGTTCATGTGTAGGTTTTAGCTCCAAACTTGCAAGCGATTCATAGTACTTCACCTTGAGAATTAGTGTTTTAGtcctctttttcccctttgccttGTGGACTGATGCCAGCCCTATGAGGGTACAAGCCTCAGCTCTGAGaaggttttcttctcttccccctctGTCCCCAGTACACACAGGCTGTGCACCACAGTGTCTTGCACTGGCCATGcactgctgtggctgccccTTTCCTCCAGCATCTGGTGCGTGGCTTGAGTAAGAAAGAAGCGGACCTGCTGCTTCATACCTACGTGGATGCACCTGCTAGAGGGTTTCTGCTCTGAAAGGAGCATGGATAGTGAGCACCATTGCCTTACAGTGGCCTCAGGAGCTGGCCTGCCTGACATCCCATGTGAAGGGATGCTTCATGTTAGAGCTCTGCGGTATTACCTGTCATGTTTTGGGTCAGTTTTGGAACACTTTGATTTATTTGAGACATCCTTAAACAGCACTGAAGCCAGTAGCTTTTTAATGTAGCAGTCAGGGCATAGTGCCTCTCGGCTGAGAGGGAAAATGCACATATGCTAACATGAAGAGTTGTACTAGCTGATTCTTTGTCTTGGGAGGCacatttataaaagaaaaatgggatatTGTCTTACTGAATTTAGTcaacttcctttaaaaatatttgcatatttttttctgctaatagCTCTCCTGAAGActctttctattttaaaaatctttaccCATTTTTTGTgacctgtaaaaaaaataaaaaattaatgtggTATGTATTATATAAATGTGTGTAGCGCTATGACTGGTCTCTTGGCTTTAATAGTAAAAACCTTATGTGGTAACTATGAATCAGACTTAACAGTTAAAAAGAgctctaccaaaaaaaaataaaattgaactGTATATCTGAAGTGAATGAAATGCTTGCATTAGTCTAATAAAATCTAGCAGGTATAACAAGCAGTATAAAGCCACAAATCATCTTTATAAGGAGTTTCTATGTGTCCAAGTGATTAACAACTTCTACTTCAAAATATAACAAATTAGAACAATTGGAGTCCAGGATAGGCTATTGTCTCAGGTGTTaccaaaatctatttttctgaGTTAACCTTTCcttaaacaaaagaaactaCGTACCTGAGCTTTCCCCAAAGAACGCGTTTCCTAGATAATCATTCATTGTTTTCCTGATGGCTGTATTCTGCGGTAGATGTAATTGGCTTCTGAATGTTATTGAATTTGTGGGagtcttaaaatttaaaacataaccCTGTTAGGttaatttaagacttaacccacTGCTGTAAAGGAgcataatcatagaatcataaaatggtttgggttggaagacaccttaaagatcatctagttccaaccctcctgccatgggcagggatacCATCCACTAGAAACATggcatgatttttcttttgttccagcACAGTAAAATTCAGCCTCATTTCACCTATTGTTATCCtataactgtatttaaaaaaaaaaaaaaaagtttcccagatttttttaattgataatAACTGTCTTTAAATGTGCCAGTTGAATCTAAAAATCCATTTACTGTTTGGCTGGTTGAAATGGATGCCATTAACAAGCAGCTGCTTCATGAGATCTTTGTTGTGAAGCTTGGCCAGTTAGTTACCTCTGTGGTTTCACATCTGACCCATCATTTCCTTCTACagtggcttgtttgtttgtgaaTCACCAGGGATCTGCGAGTTGGCCAAGCGGGAGCTCCCACAGCCATAGGCTGTGACACCTCCCTCGCTCCAGCCAGTGTCCCACAGGAAGAGAGAACAAGCTGtaactgcagcagctcaggttaAAATATCTGACAGCGTAGCTGGCGTTGTCCAAAGAAGCCATCTGTGGGGACTTGTTGATACTAGAAACCGGTATTCTTACGGAACGCACCCTCCCAGAAAGAGAGGGTGGGAATGAATGGTATATGCACAGAGCCCTGTGTGTCCTCAGTCCTCACCAGCTCCACCgagggcagggctgtgtggcCGCAGCTCACAAGCAGTGCTCTGCCGCCGTTCTGAGGAGAAACCAGCAATGAGTGTCACACCGGTGTTAGCCGCACAAAAACCCAAGCACTTTCCTTTCATGTCGTGGCGTTTCAAAATGCTGTCTGGCCAGCGGTGTGAACTGTGAATGAGTATTACGTCCCATAAATCCTAGTAGTTTCCTGGATTAGACCAATTAGTGTTTGTTTAGATAATTCAGGGCTTGGAGGACTTCCTATGCGGAAGCCCCGAGACTGAACGGCTAAGGCGGCACACCTCGGCCGTGCTGCCTGGGCGTTTGCGCTGAGGGGCTCACAGAAGATAATCACACCTCCACAAATATGGGTGAATTGCAGATCACATCTTCCAAGGGGATGCCTTATCTGCAGCACTTCTCAGTTAATAACTGATTGGAATTACAGCCTTGATTTCATGCAGTGGCTGTTCTGTGATGATACTGGAGTTTCAAGCCTGATATTTGAACTGCACACAGCTCCGTGAAGTCCTTAGGGGTTGCGAAGGTGAGGAAGGGATGTACAAATTTAGcatatgttttcctttgcaatttttttagtgtgttcaatatttccaaataaaatggTCTGTAACAGACCAGTAGCGTTTATCTGACACATCTTCCTTTATGAGcagattgctgctgctgctgaggaagaacTTGGTGGGTTCTGTTAGGTCCCTGAAAAGGGCTTTTCACATTAAACCACGCAAATGTGAAGTAGAGCAATCTTTTCTGTAAAGAGTTATTCTAATCTTAAGGAAATAACTTCAGGAACAAATGAGCCTTGgacatctgttttgctttttactttttttttttttctccagtacaACTTCCATACTAGAAAAGCACACACATGGCTGTGCATATGTTGTTTAATCTCTTAAATTGCAATTGTGATCAAAAAAATGGGGAAGGAAGTCTATGACTaggagagcaaagcagagggGGGAGTTAGGCATGTGGGGTAGACAGATATTCTTGACTTCTTCAAGGAATAATGTCATCTGTCATTCCGCCTAGCCTGGAAGAGATTATATCAAAGGGATATGCTTCATCTATAGTGATGACAtcatcttttctgttcctcGGGGAGCTGAAGATGGTGAAAGAAGAAGTTTGCTTCCCTCAAGAGCCTGGTGAATAAGTtccagcaaacagcaaaagcaagggGACGGGAAAAAGATACCCAAGGGAATCCAGATTTGCTCTGTCATAGCTGTATGGTGCAAGTGGCTGTTTGAATTGCTGGGATATGTGGGTTtgtcctttctttaaaaactggtTATGTTTTTTCTCATGCCTTCTTTGGCAGTTTCAGGTGGTTGTTTCCCCTCAAGTAAGATGCAGGAATGtgcagaacaataaaaaaagttcATATGGCCAAACTTCAGGTTAAATACATTGTGCTTAACTACTCAGCTCCTCAAATAAAGTGAGTTTAGTTTCTCCCCATATGTGGTCTTGTAAGTTCAGTCTTAATAGATTTGATATGATTTGAAGTATTAACTTCAGTGGGGGAAACCAaactttttgttattattttgcaGGTGGCTTCAGGTGAATGCAATGAAGACACTGAGGTTTACAACATTACCCTTAGTACTGGGGATGAGCTCACTTTAATGGGGCAAGCTGAAATCCTTTATGCAAAATCTTCTAAGGAGAAGTCACGACTCAACACTATCTTCAAAAAAATTGGGAAACTCAATTCAATCAGTAAGCTAGGCAGAGGCAAAATGCCCTGCCTCATCTGCATGAACCACAGGACCAACGAAAGCATCAGTCTCCCTTTCCAGTGTAAGGGCAAGTTTAGCACTCGCAGCCCACTGGAGGTGCAGATGCAAGAAGGTGAGCATACGATTCGCAATATAGTAGAAAAAACCAGGCTGCCTGTTAACGTGACTGTGCCGAGTCCTACACCAAGAAACCCTTATGACCTGCATTTTATCCGTGAAGGGCACAGGTACAAGTTTGTCAACATTCAAACAAAGACTGTGGTGGTTTGTTGCGTGCTTCGCGGCAACAAAATTATTCCCATGCATTTTCCCTTGCACTTGACGCTTCCGAAATTTACTCTACCTGACAGTCTGGTGAAGGGGGAGCTGTGGCACGAATCCCTCATCCAGCATTGGTTTAATATATGCCAGGAACAGTTTGACATAGATGAGTATTCCCGTGCCGTGAGAGATGTGAAAACTGATTGGAATGAAGACTGCAAGAGCCCGAAGAAGAGCCGATGCACGGGGCACAGCCACGTGCCCAACTCCCTCAGCTACGCACGGGACGAGCTGACGCAGTCCTTCCACCGGCTCTCGGTGTGCGTCTATGGAAACAACTTGCATGGGAATAGTGAAGTGAACCTCCATGGCTGCAGGGACTTGTGTAACGAGTGGGCGCTCTTCTCTCACGATGCTCTTCAGTACCAGGAGTCTGGTGACAGTAGCAGTGattacctttttcctgaagttaGCGAAGAATCGATGTTTCTGCCTACAAAACCAGAACTTCCTTATGAAGAGCTGTGGTTGGACCAAGGGTCTGGAAAAGCTGGTGAACAGCCTCTCTCTCGCTCGCTAAGCGAGAAGAACAAATGTGACAACTCCAGAGGGTCTTTCCGATCAAAGTGTGGTACCGCATCTCTTCCTGTGCCTGCAACTGTTGGAGCAACCACAAAGTCTTCAGATGTTTCCCTACCTCCACCTCCAGTGCCTCCCAAATCTGAAGCAGTAAGTCAGTGTTATTTAtattggtttgtttctttttttagctgGTGAACTTTGCTTGGGGATGTTTTTTAGGGAAGACTTGGGAGCGGGGGCACATGGAGGGCAAGGAGATGGTGAGACTTTTTGGGATGTGCAACTTCCAACTAGTTTCCTACCAAGTGTAAGTCATGTCCtaaaaatcactgaagtatATTTAATATAACTGATCTAGTAGCTTAATCCTGATactttctggattttttaaatttttttctaagtagtCCTAAATCCTTGTTACTGTGTAGTGTCCAGTGCAGGGCAGCGTCAAACTTCTGTGGGGGAACTACCAGTTATATTCACCATGTGATCCCTCACTTCACTAACAtgaatgcatttgctttttagaTTCTCAGGGTTTCTGCATTCAAAATTACCAGCTTGTATGGACAAGTAGTTCTACAGCTTATACAGCATGTTCATTATTATGTCCTTGTGTTAGtgtttctgggggttttttgctcACACAAACAAGGTCTAAGAATTGCCGGGTCACTTCCTTCCCTTGCTTTCCACATCATCTCTCCGCACGGCCTCCATGCTTTCTCATATTTTCTGTGGCTGAAGTGTGTGGGGCACCACCCCACTTTGAACAGCCTCAGATCACCTTGGGGTGTGCATCTTCAGTTAACAGGCCCTGATAACGATGACAGCTAGAATTGTTACGGTTTTGAAGTGTTTGTTGGTGTGGGATTGTCCTGTCTGTTAAGGAGTGTGTGGCAGATTTTGAAGACTATAAAGTGTCGTTGTCCCCAGGGAAACTGTATCAAACTAGACCTGAACTAATCGCTCTGTAGTGcttattgaaagaaaatatgtttaaataagAACTCTGCAGAGTTGATAAATGAGCCTTGTAGAGGACTCGATTTTAAACATAGCATGGTTTTGGTCCTAGGGTTTCTAATGAAAACTTGTGGGAGAAATCACTACGAATCTGAAATGTCATGGAGACTTCAGAGgcaaaaatacaaatgtgtttTATCAACAGGAGCTTATGTGGGCTGGCCAGAAAATCTACCCGTTGTGTGGTCACTTGACACagttatttggaagaaaaaaaaaaaaagaaaaaaaaaaaaaaaaaaaaaaagaaaaattccccCAGGGAAAGGTGTCTAGGAGCCTTTAGCAAAATGTAAATGATATGTACTTACATCATGTGACTCTTGGTGGATATTAGTATTTAACAAATcagttttgccatttttctggtggaatttaaattaaaaaatcattccACTTGCAAGTGCTGTGGTATTTTCAAGAGCATGGCTGCACAGTAAACCGAGACTAATCTAAGACCAAACTGCAGCAAACCACAGTGATCCCATCCCTTTCCTATTGCCATCTAACAGTCCAGCAGCTTTGGCTGTAGCCTTCCCATCATGATCCAGGTCACAATCTGGTTGAAAGCTGCATTTATTTGTGCTGGGTTAGCCTGCAGCAGAGTGCTGTGGAGATCCCCCTGgccaggctgtgcagctgctggggcgGTGTGgcaaggggagggaaggaggatgcCAGTGCAGACACAAAACGCACAACTGCAGCCCTTTGACTACGCTGCCAAAACTTCcccaaaaagcagctgcagcagcttgtgCAAAGACAGGGAAGTCAAGACATTATGCGTTCGTAGTAAAGTGTGTTTATGTGTAATGTCTAAGTGCAGGAACCCACGAGCACTCCCTTGCCTGCGAGGTCAGGTATGCACTGAAGCTTTGGCCAGACTGGGACCAAGTACCCAGCAGCACCATACTGGGATGAGGTTCCCTGGCACCCTACACTGACGTAAACTGGCGTGGGGCTGgtcccaccctcctcctcctttcccagccaCATGGTCCTGGCTCCTCTTTTGTGCTGGCTCTGGCACTCCTGCGCCTGGGCAAGCGGCCAGGTCTGGATCTGGAAAATGATTAGTTTCCTGCTGATTTCTGTGAGCTGAACTGCTTCAGCACGGGGTCAGAGTGCCGGAGCCAGCACTAGGGAGTGGGTGGGAGAGCgagggggtgctggggtgagggcagccctgctggcagGGGGGAGCCGGCCCCCCGGATCATGCCTGAGGCATGGGTGATGGGATGCTGAGGGAGCATCTGCACAGCATCGGTGTGGACCCTCACATTTGGGGAGATCTCATTGCATAGCAGCTCCCTtctgggggcagcagggtggcATTTGAGATATAGATGTGTATGCTGCCTGTTAAGGTCTTTTTGAAATGTGCAATTTTGTTACGTGTCTTACATTACTGAGGTAACATGTGAGTGCTGTCAGCAATTTCGGTATTGCTTTCTAGCCACgtagaagaaaaaatttctGCTAAAGATAGTATCTTGCATTTAGGGGTGGGCAGGGGTTGTAAccccataaaaataaaataaaaagtctaCATCTCCGTAGATGATGATAATATAGACTCAGGTTTGTGGCTTCCTGGAACAGCTTTGGAATGAGTATCAGTGACCTACTGAATTCATCAGTGGGCTGGGGCCGAGGAGATGTTTGCATGGTTTCCACGTAGGTTATTTATAGAATAAGTAGATCTCAAGAGCTGCTGATGAACATGCGGTTTAGTCATCACTCCCTCTAGAAAGATATTCCATAGATTTCTGTTTGAAGGTTGGCTGACAATTGTATTTTTGCATGCActaaattttaaatgtgtgtaCAGGAGCtgtttgcaggagaaaaaaggacagttgggtatttcagaaattgttctggttttcttttctctggcaGGTTGAAGAATTCTGATATATCATGTATTTTCTAAATACCTTTTAGAAAATCAAAGTAGCATGAAGGcagaagggggagggaggggggaaacgCTCTCTGAAATAAGGCCTGTAAATTAGAAATTGCTTCAGTCCCCAAACACTAATTTGCATAAAATCAGAGTCTGTTTTCCTGATTGATTTAAAGCATGTCCCTGATGGAGTGTGCTGGAAGTTCA
It encodes the following:
- the GAREM1 gene encoding GRB2-associated and regulator of MAPK protein 1 isoform X2, giving the protein MQVASGECNEDTEVYNITLSTGDELTLMGQAEILYAKSSKEKSRLNTIFKKIGKLNSISKLGRGKMPCLICMNHRTNESISLPFQCKGKFSTRSPLEVQMQEGEHTIRNIVEKTRLPVNVTVPSPTPRNPYDLHFIREGHRYKFVNIQTKTVVVCCVLRGNKIIPMHFPLHLTLPKFTLPDSLVKGELWHESLIQHWFNICQEQFDIDEYSRAVRDVKTDWNEDCKSPKKSRCTGHSHVPNSLSYARDELTQSFHRLSVCVYGNNLHGNSEVNLHGCRDLCNEWALFSHDALQYQESGDSSSDYLFPEVSEESMFLPTKPELPYEELWLDQGSGKAGEQPLSRSLSEKNKCDNSRGSFRSKCGTASLPVPATVGATTKSSDVSLPPPPVPPKSEAVKEECRLLNAPPVPPRSSKPSSTSPSIPPRTVKPTRQQTRSPSPTLSYYSSGLHNINVTESDTNPAESTPVSCYPCNMMKTESKEPESTLPLGSPSAEALPSRLSWPNHFSGTAEGLNRTDFLLDPSRSYSYPRQKTPGTPKRNCPAPLTFDFDGCELPAGYSPLTPAEFTNTMSSCPKSASYSLDCTDEKTLGVSNAKQSHSCPALPPRAPKSSEEKMVTDMCPLPLKIDGAEEESKTGSPDLLEDQYLVKKGTQDTFSVSYPFSSPLHLQLAPRSCGDGSPWQPPTDLSGLSIEEVSKSLRFIGLSEDVISFFVTEKIDGNLLVQLTEEILSEDFKLSKLQVKKILQFINGWRPKM